In Cydia fagiglandana chromosome 3, ilCydFagi1.1, whole genome shotgun sequence, the following are encoded in one genomic region:
- the LOC134680106 gene encoding large ribosomal subunit protein eL13 → MGKGNNMIPNGHFHKDWQRFVKTWFNQPARRHRRKQNRIKKAKAVAPRPAAGPLRPVVRCPTVRYHTKVRAGRGFTLREIRASGLNPAFARTIGIAVDPRRRNKSVESLQINVQRLKEYRARLILFPKGKKVLKGEANEEERKLATQLRGPLMPVQQPAPKSVARAITEEEKNFKAYQYLRGARSIAALVGIRAKRLKDAAENPDDVTKAPTAVKDPKAKK, encoded by the exons ATGGGTAAGGGAAATAATATGATCCCGAATGGGCACTTCCACAAAGATTGGCAAAGATTTGTGAAGACTTGGTTTAACCAACCCGCTAGGAGACACCGCAGAAAACAAAACAGAATTAAGAAAGCTAAGGCCGTTGCACCAAGACCCGCGGCCGGGCCTCTGCGACCTGTTGTGCGTTGCCCCACTGTTCGCTACCACACTAAGGTCCGCGCTGGCCGCGGCTTCACCCTCCGAGAAATTAGG GCATCTGGTCTGAACCCTGCTTTTGCCAGAACCATTGGTATTGCTGTTGATCCTCGCAGACGCAACAAGTCTGTAGAGTCCCTCCAAATCAATGTGCAGCGACTGAAGGAGTACCGTGCCAGACTTATCCTCTTCCCTAAGGGCAAGAAG GTCCTGAAGGGTGAAGCCAACGAGGAAGAACGCAAGCTGGCGACTCAACTGCGCGGCCCTCTGATGCCAGTACAGCAGCCAGCTCCCAAGTCCGTCGCGCGCGCCATCACCGAGGAAGAGAAGAACTTCAAGGCTTACCAATACCTCCGCGGC GCTCGCTCTATCGCTGCCCTGGTGGGTATCCGCGCCAAGAGGCTGAAGGACGCTGCTGAAAACCCTGATGACGTGACTAAGGCGCCTACTGCTGTTAAAGATCCTAAGGCAAAGAAGTGA